The Hymenobacter baengnokdamensis genome includes a region encoding these proteins:
- a CDS encoding lipopolysaccharide biosynthesis protein codes for MTNVSRSKAAFWGTISTQAYTIISMAVSIVSTPLMIRYLDKEAYGLSIIFYQIINYLSLFDFGLSTAVNRQLALHRADNEQNRLMLNRIISTAMVTGGVFGLITILGGCLFAPYLPGFYHLRPDLAAPAVPIVMTLSLVIAGQFMQRGLGSIFYAHHRQALIGTPLFIVSILTTGVTIGLLANGYGLWSFMYANLFQFSLTLILQIGMVRRYYPYLRVHWRFFDKELVHTMMGYGFFMFLHGLAAQVILFTDRLVIGKILTLSLVTIFSITVRIPEVGMNLLTSILGNAVPALAEIAVHEGEERIRLNFERMMVLMVSLSMLACWSMLLLDDWFIHLWVGSSFFAGISTLILALIVMVQQTITRTGVQFLDARGIVQASSLAAIIEAVLNITISVALGRVLGLNGILLGTILAALVTSSWYVPYLLHKHLGVSLIQYFWHGLAKPVLGVSLIGIFLYEAVHVVREYLPTNWSSFLVVASVVGGTLSAFVWILYLRGPLGHYVPQRLRRVLLVPPMPVIPV; via the coding sequence ATGACTAATGTATCGCGTAGTAAGGCAGCATTTTGGGGAACCATTTCTACGCAAGCCTATACTATTATTTCTATGGCAGTGTCAATCGTCAGCACCCCGCTGATGATACGGTATCTTGATAAAGAGGCGTATGGTCTTTCTATCATTTTCTACCAGATTATCAACTACCTGTCTCTTTTCGATTTTGGCTTATCAACGGCAGTCAACCGTCAGTTAGCCCTGCACCGGGCCGATAACGAGCAAAATCGCCTAATGCTTAACCGCATCATTAGTACTGCAATGGTAACGGGTGGAGTATTCGGATTAATTACCATTTTAGGTGGTTGCTTGTTCGCACCTTATTTACCAGGGTTTTACCACCTGCGCCCCGACTTGGCGGCTCCGGCAGTGCCTATCGTGATGACCTTGAGTCTGGTAATAGCCGGGCAGTTTATGCAGCGTGGGCTAGGTAGCATTTTTTACGCCCACCACCGACAGGCATTGATAGGTACGCCCCTGTTCATTGTTAGTATTCTGACTACTGGCGTGACCATAGGATTATTGGCTAATGGCTATGGACTGTGGTCGTTTATGTATGCCAACCTATTCCAGTTTTCCCTCACGCTTATCCTGCAGATTGGGATGGTGCGTAGATATTATCCGTATCTGCGGGTACACTGGCGTTTCTTCGATAAGGAACTGGTTCATACCATGATGGGATACGGGTTTTTCATGTTCTTGCATGGTTTGGCAGCTCAAGTTATTTTATTTACAGATCGGCTGGTTATTGGTAAGATATTGACTCTAAGCTTAGTAACTATTTTTTCCATCACGGTACGCATTCCGGAGGTGGGTATGAACCTGCTCACCAGTATCTTAGGGAATGCTGTACCGGCTTTAGCAGAAATAGCCGTGCACGAAGGAGAGGAGCGTATTCGTCTGAACTTCGAGCGTATGATGGTACTGATGGTCAGCTTGAGTATGCTGGCGTGCTGGTCTATGCTGTTGCTTGACGACTGGTTTATTCACCTATGGGTAGGTAGCTCATTTTTTGCTGGGATTTCTACGCTGATTCTGGCGCTCATCGTGATGGTGCAGCAAACTATCACCCGTACTGGTGTACAGTTTTTGGATGCCAGGGGAATAGTCCAGGCTTCGAGCCTAGCCGCTATTATCGAAGCGGTGCTGAATATCACCATTTCAGTCGCACTGGGCCGGGTACTAGGGCTTAATGGTATTTTGCTGGGTACCATTCTGGCAGCTCTGGTTACATCGTCATGGTATGTGCCATACCTGCTACACAAACACTTAGGCGTTTCACTTATTCAATATTTCTGGCACGGACTAGCCAAGCCCGTGCTGGGGGTGAGCCTAATAGGAATATTTCTATACGAGGCAGTGCACGTAGTGCGCGAATACCTGCCAACTAACTGGTCAAGCTTTCTGGTGGTAGCTTCGGTAGTAGGAGGCACATTAAGCGCTTTTGTCTGGATACTATACCTGCGCGGCCCACTAGGTCACTACGTGCCCCAGCGCCTGCGCCGGGTGTTGCTGGTACCGCCTATGCCCGTCATTCCGGTTTAA
- a CDS encoding glycosyltransferase family 2 protein: MIDIFIKSCNRAYYLDRCLQSIYKLVTGEFTIKILDDGTPPQYLARIAQQYPDVQMLRSPLYGAKVAILAGYLQQGQAYQSLGIPTQFWIESIAAGTDYFLLLEDDIWLTQPVDVSAIEATIRRERLAMVRLSWQGNPQLVAGQLHKLDASIEEIKPTIPQWRSLVFTNRFKVRSVGYKLGFFRDIMPYQLPLYVLYAVAAAFFEKHYWLFLWQGAGTRVLEEAQLKKALYWYQQQQSRYAKVLVESAQTSYLTSTTNGYQETRCDMLLINHLLNEAWLGGELDSMQQYPKDFAVAYLAPFLLATPNGQELYHDWLTWTARFKNDYERVGCVVE; this comes from the coding sequence ATGATAGATATCTTTATTAAATCTTGTAACCGAGCCTATTATCTGGACCGATGCTTACAAAGCATCTACAAACTGGTAACTGGCGAGTTCACAATTAAAATCCTGGACGACGGTACCCCGCCACAATACCTGGCACGCATTGCGCAACAGTATCCAGACGTACAGATGTTGCGCTCTCCACTCTATGGAGCGAAGGTTGCGATCCTCGCTGGCTACCTCCAGCAAGGCCAGGCATATCAATCGTTGGGCATTCCTACGCAGTTCTGGATAGAGTCGATTGCAGCAGGTACCGACTACTTTTTACTGCTTGAAGACGATATCTGGCTTACGCAGCCAGTTGATGTCTCCGCTATTGAAGCCACCATCCGCCGCGAGCGGCTGGCGATGGTGCGGCTGTCGTGGCAGGGTAATCCACAGCTAGTAGCTGGCCAGTTGCATAAGCTGGATGCGAGCATCGAAGAAATAAAGCCAACTATTCCGCAGTGGCGAAGCCTGGTCTTCACTAATCGGTTTAAGGTGCGCTCGGTGGGCTATAAATTAGGGTTTTTCCGGGATATTATGCCCTATCAATTGCCGCTGTATGTGCTGTATGCAGTAGCAGCGGCTTTTTTTGAAAAGCACTACTGGCTATTTCTCTGGCAAGGTGCCGGTACCCGCGTACTGGAAGAAGCGCAATTAAAAAAGGCGCTCTACTGGTATCAGCAGCAGCAAAGCCGTTACGCAAAAGTGCTGGTAGAAAGTGCTCAGACATCCTACCTTACCTCGACAACCAACGGTTATCAGGAAACCAGGTGCGATATGTTGCTCATCAACCACCTGCTGAATGAGGCATGGCTAGGCGGTGAGTTGGATAGCATGCAGCAGTACCCCAAGGATTTCGCGGTTGCTTACCTTGCCCCTTTTTTGCTGGCTACCCCCAATGGACAGGAGCTATACCATGATTGGTTGACCTGGACCGCGCGCTTCAAGAATGACTACGAGCGGGTTGGCTGCGTGGTAGAATAA
- a CDS encoding acyltransferase family protein, which translates to MEPEPHRAPIRFYEIDLLRFLAALAVVVYHYTFLGQGRPSYNPLVFREISGITRYGYLGVELFFIISGYVVLLSAQGKTVRQFFVSRVMRLYPAYWAACTLTFLVKIMWGSAAYPGAGMAADLQATVGQYVYNLTMLQDLIGVRDMDGPYWSLAIEITFYFLISVLIGYKLLPRIDWFLAGWLLYAGLPHLAYSGPLFTTLFIRGYAPYFIAGMLFYLMQQPQGRTWGRYLMLSGAYVLAIRSCRQNALELTGVYHSLVSPFIVTVVVTGFFLLFALISFRWLNLSRFTWLTWLGALTYPLYLIHSDIAFVLFFHSGSGINKYVMVLGTLALMLALAYLIHVAVEKRYSRQFGAWLTARLAKLD; encoded by the coding sequence ATGGAGCCAGAACCGCATCGCGCGCCCATCCGCTTTTATGAGATTGACCTGCTGCGTTTTTTGGCAGCACTTGCAGTTGTCGTTTACCACTATACCTTTCTTGGGCAGGGTCGGCCTTCCTACAACCCTCTTGTTTTCAGAGAAATAAGTGGTATTACCCGCTACGGGTACCTGGGGGTGGAGCTGTTTTTTATTATATCTGGCTACGTAGTACTGCTTAGCGCACAAGGTAAAACTGTGCGTCAATTTTTTGTGTCCAGGGTGATGCGGCTCTACCCCGCTTACTGGGCCGCCTGCACGTTGACTTTTTTAGTAAAAATAATGTGGGGTAGCGCAGCATACCCGGGTGCGGGTATGGCTGCCGACTTGCAGGCTACCGTGGGCCAGTACGTGTATAACCTGACTATGCTGCAAGACTTAATTGGGGTGCGCGATATGGATGGTCCTTATTGGTCACTAGCAATCGAGATTACCTTCTACTTCCTCATTTCGGTGCTGATAGGTTATAAGCTGCTGCCCCGCATCGATTGGTTTTTAGCTGGGTGGCTGCTTTATGCTGGTCTGCCCCATCTGGCTTACTCCGGCCCACTGTTTACCACGCTGTTTATTCGGGGCTATGCCCCTTATTTTATTGCCGGGATGCTGTTTTACTTGATGCAGCAGCCCCAGGGGCGTACCTGGGGGCGCTACCTGATGCTATCAGGGGCATACGTGCTGGCCATCAGGAGTTGCCGGCAAAATGCACTGGAGCTTACGGGCGTATACCATTCTCTGGTAAGCCCCTTCATAGTTACTGTTGTGGTTACGGGTTTCTTTCTATTGTTTGCCCTGATATCATTCAGATGGTTGAACCTCTCGCGCTTTACTTGGCTTACCTGGCTAGGAGCCTTAACCTATCCTCTTTATTTAATTCATAGCGATATTGCGTTTGTTTTATTTTTTCATTCTGGTAGTGGCATTAATAAGTATGTGATGGTTTTAGGCACATTAGCCCTGATGCTCGCACTGGCTTACCTCATTCATGTGGCTGTGGAGAAGCGGTACAGTCGCCAGTTTGGAGCTTGGTTAACTGCTCGGCTAGCTAAGCTGGATTAA
- a CDS encoding ABC transporter ATP-binding protein yields MNNNIIKYSLNSIRYYLDPSQKRRASWMFVLLLVTAFLDVIGLASLIPVMMIAAEPGGIKTNKFFGFLYSALHFQSERYFLLALILVVFVFFLFKNLFSTWVSHLQTKFTAAVGLKIIESQFNKYLNFPFLSFNQLGSANLINSAIAVPAYYVSMMMRPLFILFSDIAIVLVIIVSILLYKPLLLGLLGFVLVPATLLTYRFLRGRSHAIGNRINVVRPISYGITAELFTGFVELKLAGKQHKFRDKLLLNEAELQELEAQSHLYSMLPLKVIEMVAILGVLTIFLYAIFLPDPSNNLIALVGLFAAAAYRLMPSVNRMLTALLQIKQSQSSIENLEMYREPVYNEAPHPQQLPLHFERSIVFDQVQFTFPGSEDAPTLKNINLTIHKGEKIGFIGSSGSGKTTLMNVLLRFYVEQKGHVLIDGQPLTSQYLEAWHRLIGYVKQDTFLMQASIQDNITLGDTTIDEARLSYAIEMASLSGLVASLPEGVHTHIGERGSKLSGGQRQRLGIARALYKKTKVLVLDEATSALDNETEREVNEAINKLAETDITILIIAHRITTLRECDRIYELNKGEIIAEHQYDSLIQQIIAA; encoded by the coding sequence ATGAATAATAATATTATAAAATACTCACTTAATAGCATTCGTTACTATCTGGACCCTTCGCAGAAGCGTAGAGCCAGCTGGATGTTCGTCCTGCTACTCGTTACTGCCTTTTTGGATGTAATAGGGTTGGCTTCGCTCATTCCTGTAATGATGATAGCGGCGGAGCCTGGCGGCATAAAAACTAATAAGTTTTTTGGGTTTTTATACAGCGCTTTGCATTTTCAATCGGAGCGCTATTTCCTTTTGGCACTAATACTGGTTGTATTTGTATTCTTTTTGTTTAAAAATCTTTTTTCTACCTGGGTCAGTCACCTTCAAACGAAGTTCACAGCAGCAGTAGGATTGAAAATTATCGAATCTCAATTCAACAAATACTTAAATTTCCCTTTTCTGAGCTTTAACCAGTTAGGCTCCGCAAATCTCATAAACAGTGCTATTGCTGTACCAGCATATTATGTGAGTATGATGATGCGGCCGCTGTTTATTTTATTTTCTGATATAGCAATTGTATTGGTTATTATAGTAAGCATTTTGCTTTATAAGCCTTTGCTATTAGGTCTTTTAGGGTTTGTTCTGGTTCCGGCTACTTTGCTTACTTACCGCTTCCTGCGGGGGCGCTCTCATGCTATCGGCAACAGAATCAATGTTGTGCGCCCTATTTCATATGGCATCACCGCTGAGCTGTTCACTGGATTTGTAGAGTTGAAATTAGCCGGCAAGCAGCATAAGTTTAGGGATAAACTTCTTCTTAATGAAGCAGAGCTTCAGGAACTCGAAGCACAGAGCCATTTATATTCCATGCTACCACTCAAGGTAATTGAGATGGTTGCTATTCTGGGCGTGCTGACTATTTTTTTATATGCTATTTTTCTGCCGGACCCATCCAATAATCTTATTGCATTGGTTGGGTTATTTGCTGCTGCTGCCTATCGACTAATGCCTTCGGTAAACCGCATGCTCACCGCGCTGCTACAGATTAAGCAAAGTCAGTCTAGTATTGAGAACTTGGAGATGTACCGCGAGCCAGTGTATAATGAGGCTCCGCACCCGCAGCAACTGCCCTTGCATTTTGAGCGCAGTATTGTGTTCGACCAAGTACAGTTTACTTTCCCTGGCAGTGAGGATGCACCTACTTTGAAGAATATCAATCTTACTATTCACAAAGGCGAGAAGATAGGATTTATTGGTAGTTCCGGTTCGGGAAAAACTACCCTCATGAATGTGCTTCTACGGTTTTACGTGGAACAAAAAGGCCATGTGCTTATCGATGGCCAGCCACTTACTTCGCAGTATCTCGAAGCCTGGCATCGCCTGATAGGGTATGTTAAGCAGGATACGTTCCTGATGCAGGCGTCTATTCAAGATAATATTACGTTAGGCGACACTACTATTGATGAAGCGCGGCTAAGCTATGCCATCGAGATGGCTTCTCTGAGTGGGCTGGTAGCGTCGCTACCCGAAGGCGTGCATACGCATATAGGAGAGCGCGGCTCCAAGTTATCGGGTGGACAGCGGCAGCGTCTCGGTATTGCGCGGGCGCTGTATAAAAAGACTAAAGTACTGGTGTTAGACGAAGCGACCAGTGCCTTAGATAATGAAACGGAGCGAGAGGTAAATGAAGCGATTAACAAGTTAGCCGAAACCGATATCACTATCCTTATTATAGCACACCGCATTACTACGCTAAGGGAGTGCGACCGTATTTACGAGTTAAATAAGGGGGAAATTATTGCGGAGCACCAATATGATAGCTTAATACAGCAAATTATTGCTGCTTAG
- a CDS encoding DegT/DnrJ/EryC1/StrS family aminotransferase: MPINVTQSYLPPLEDYVRYLTGIWERVYLTNAGPLVVELEQRLKDTLGVKHCFFVNNGTIALQIAIKALQLAGEVLTTPFSYVATTSSLVWEGCTPVFVDINPHTLCIDPDLLEAHITPRTVGIMATHVYGNPCDVETIEAIAKRHNLRVIYDAAHAFGVTYKGSSVLNFGDISTLSFHATKLFHTGEGGGIITNDDELAHRISYMRNFGHNGPEAFWGVGVNGKSSELHAAIGLCVLPKVPELIAKRRMLSERYDFLLNSTQCVRPMLQPHTAYNYSYYPIVLPSEEVLLRVRDNLNRHEITPRRYFYPSLNTLNYVKPQPAPVSEDISHRVLCLPLYYDLEVSQVEKIAQFVNEVI; the protein is encoded by the coding sequence ATGCCCATTAACGTCACTCAGTCTTATCTGCCGCCTCTGGAAGATTATGTTCGCTACCTCACCGGAATATGGGAGCGAGTGTATTTAACTAATGCTGGGCCATTGGTAGTAGAACTGGAACAACGCTTGAAAGACACCCTAGGAGTTAAGCACTGCTTTTTCGTAAATAATGGCACCATTGCGCTTCAGATTGCCATCAAGGCGCTGCAACTGGCCGGAGAAGTGCTGACTACTCCCTTTTCCTATGTTGCTACCACCTCTAGCTTAGTTTGGGAAGGCTGTACGCCAGTTTTTGTGGATATTAATCCCCACACTCTTTGCATCGACCCCGATTTATTGGAAGCGCACATTACGCCCCGTACGGTAGGTATAATGGCAACGCACGTGTATGGCAATCCCTGCGACGTAGAAACTATCGAAGCTATTGCCAAGCGGCATAATCTGCGAGTAATTTATGACGCGGCTCATGCCTTCGGAGTTACTTATAAGGGTAGTTCGGTGCTCAATTTTGGGGATATCTCGACGTTAAGTTTTCATGCAACCAAACTGTTCCATACAGGCGAGGGTGGGGGCATTATTACCAATGATGACGAGCTAGCCCACCGCATTTCCTATATGCGCAATTTTGGGCATAATGGCCCCGAGGCATTCTGGGGGGTGGGGGTAAATGGTAAAAGCTCGGAGCTTCACGCTGCAATCGGACTATGCGTACTGCCCAAAGTGCCTGAACTTATTGCGAAGCGCCGAATGCTAAGCGAACGGTACGATTTTCTCTTGAACAGTACCCAGTGCGTGCGGCCAATGCTCCAGCCTCATACGGCCTACAACTATTCCTATTATCCTATCGTGCTGCCTTCGGAAGAAGTTTTGCTGCGTGTGCGCGACAACCTAAACAGACATGAAATAACCCCACGCCGTTACTTCTATCCCTCGCTCAATACCCTAAACTATGTGAAGCCGCAGCCTGCTCCGGTCTCCGAAGATATTTCGCACCGCGTACTATGCCTGCCCTTATATTATGATTTGGAAGTGAGCCAGGTAGAAAAAATTGCGCAATTTGTCAATGAAGTAATATAG
- a CDS encoding PglD-related sugar-binding protein → MLILGARGHAIELLQVLESLAVKKLCFFDNVNNDAPTHLYGKYPVLHSASEAIAQLHQDVRVVIGIGGGYLRERLARQAMDWGGVLHTVVAATAQVGRHEVVLEPGLNVMDGALISNEVIVGEGSLVNARAALHHNVVVGRYCEISPGAQLLGHVRVGDFAQVGAGAIILPRVTIGVGAVVGAGAVVTRHVGPYEIVVGIPARAIRKQAADS, encoded by the coding sequence ATGCTTATACTTGGTGCCCGCGGACACGCCATTGAGTTGCTACAAGTACTGGAGAGCCTTGCAGTAAAAAAGCTTTGCTTTTTCGATAATGTGAATAATGATGCGCCTACTCATTTGTATGGGAAGTATCCGGTTTTACATTCGGCTTCGGAAGCTATAGCCCAACTGCATCAGGATGTACGTGTTGTTATTGGCATAGGTGGAGGGTACCTGCGTGAGCGCTTGGCTCGGCAAGCAATGGATTGGGGCGGCGTACTACACACTGTGGTTGCTGCCACGGCACAAGTTGGCCGCCACGAGGTAGTATTAGAGCCGGGGCTCAACGTGATGGATGGTGCTTTAATTAGCAATGAGGTGATAGTGGGGGAAGGGAGCTTGGTGAATGCCCGGGCTGCTCTTCACCATAATGTAGTTGTAGGGCGCTACTGTGAGATTTCACCCGGTGCTCAGTTGCTGGGCCATGTTCGGGTAGGCGACTTTGCGCAAGTAGGAGCAGGCGCAATTATACTGCCACGGGTTACAATAGGCGTGGGAGCGGTAGTCGGCGCAGGGGCAGTGGTTACGCGCCATGTCGGCCCCTATGAGATAGTAGTTGGCATTCCAGCTCGTGCTATCCGCAAGCAAGCAGCTGATAGCTAA
- a CDS encoding glycosyltransferase family 2 protein: protein MPKQPDATIPLVSVMMVTYNQEAYIEAALDSVLVQQVDFNYEIVVGEDYSTDQTRAILRRYEQSHADRIRVLWREKNLGVSRNWDATMHQCRGTYVALLEGDDYWTNPHKLQKQVDFLEANPDFSFCFHNARVLYEGGGAPPASHQMTQEQKPEFTLFDVTGEWHIATGSVVYRRALMLELPEWIHQSVVVDLPLFAILGNKGRIGFLNEEMSIYRVNSGGVTQTAKKEAFLLGLIRMYKNLDQHLAFIQHRNFMIKIADAYQALASSLNTQERYSEARPYLLQALRSRLAARAMPRKDMFKVLAISLMPGLYRRLYKEQ, encoded by the coding sequence ATGCCGAAACAGCCAGATGCTACGATTCCACTCGTGAGCGTAATGATGGTAACATATAATCAGGAAGCTTATATAGAAGCTGCCCTGGACAGCGTTCTGGTTCAGCAGGTCGATTTCAACTATGAAATAGTAGTTGGGGAAGATTACTCTACAGACCAGACTCGGGCGATACTACGACGCTATGAACAGTCGCATGCTGACCGAATCCGGGTACTGTGGCGCGAAAAAAATCTGGGAGTTTCACGTAATTGGGATGCAACTATGCACCAGTGCCGAGGCACCTACGTAGCGCTCCTAGAAGGCGATGATTATTGGACTAATCCGCATAAACTGCAAAAGCAAGTTGACTTCTTGGAGGCTAATCCTGACTTTAGTTTTTGCTTTCATAATGCCCGCGTTCTCTATGAAGGTGGCGGGGCTCCGCCAGCCAGCCACCAGATGACGCAAGAGCAGAAACCAGAATTTACTTTGTTTGACGTAACCGGCGAATGGCATATTGCCACTGGTTCCGTTGTATATCGCCGGGCCTTAATGCTTGAGTTGCCTGAGTGGATTCATCAGTCGGTAGTAGTCGACTTACCACTGTTTGCTATACTGGGTAATAAAGGTAGAATAGGCTTTCTAAACGAAGAAATGAGCATTTACCGAGTTAATTCAGGCGGCGTAACTCAAACCGCGAAAAAAGAAGCTTTCTTGTTGGGCCTAATCCGTATGTATAAAAACTTAGACCAGCACCTAGCCTTTATACAGCACCGTAATTTTATGATTAAAATTGCTGATGCTTACCAAGCATTAGCTAGTTCGCTCAATACTCAGGAGCGTTATAGTGAAGCCCGGCCCTATTTATTACAAGCTTTGAGGAGCCGTTTAGCCGCGCGGGCCATGCCCCGAAAAGATATGTTTAAGGTGTTAGCTATTAGTTTGATGCCAGGTTTGTATAGAAGATTGTACAAAGAGCAGTAA